In a single window of the Desulfuromonas sp. TF genome:
- a CDS encoding septum formation initiator family protein, whose product MSSPSSAPRKTTVWPLLLVLLLLGMALFGDKGILRAIQFNRQKASLQAELQRMEEINSALRQEIKSLRSDRRYIEDIARRELGMVKADELVYQFPAQGKKE is encoded by the coding sequence ATGTCTTCCCCTTCGTCAGCCCCACGAAAAACAACTGTCTGGCCTCTCCTGCTGGTTCTTCTACTGCTCGGAATGGCGCTTTTCGGCGACAAGGGTATCTTGAGGGCGATTCAATTCAACCGGCAGAAGGCGAGCCTGCAGGCGGAACTTCAGCGAATGGAGGAGATCAATAGCGCTCTGCGCCAGGAGATCAAGAGTTTGCGCTCTGACCGCCGCTATATAGAAGACATCGCCCGGCGGGAGTTGGGGATGGTCAAGGCGGATGAACTGGTTTACCAATTCCCTGCGCAAGGGAAAAAGGAGTGA
- the accD gene encoding acetyl-CoA carboxylase, carboxyltransferase subunit beta, protein MGWFKKMKAPLAPVETKKVQMPEGIWTKCKNCNEIIYTKEIERNLNVCPKCDYHFRISARERIALILDEGSFVEHDAGMESVDFLDFKDSKKYKDRIKAAVKKAGGGDAIICGDGTIDGLQVSMAVFDFGFMGGSMGSVVGEKITRAIERGLEKRAPVLIFSSSGGARMQESILSLMQMAKTSAALAKLKKAGIPFISVLTDPTTGGVTASFAMLGDVNMAEPRALIGFAGPRVIEQTIRQKLPEGFQRSEYLLEHGMVDMIVRRQEMKERLSRILRIFTKS, encoded by the coding sequence ATGGGTTGGTTCAAAAAAATGAAGGCGCCCCTCGCGCCAGTGGAAACGAAAAAAGTACAGATGCCCGAAGGTATCTGGACCAAGTGCAAAAACTGTAACGAAATCATTTATACCAAGGAAATCGAGCGCAACCTGAATGTCTGCCCCAAGTGCGATTATCATTTCCGCATCAGCGCCCGGGAGCGTATCGCCCTGATTCTGGACGAGGGATCCTTTGTCGAGCATGACGCCGGCATGGAATCGGTGGATTTTCTGGATTTCAAGGATTCCAAGAAATACAAGGACCGGATCAAAGCCGCGGTGAAGAAGGCCGGCGGGGGAGACGCGATCATCTGCGGCGATGGCACCATCGACGGGCTTCAGGTATCGATGGCAGTCTTCGATTTCGGATTCATGGGCGGGAGCATGGGATCGGTGGTCGGCGAGAAAATCACCCGCGCCATCGAACGAGGGCTGGAAAAGCGGGCTCCGGTTCTCATCTTTTCCTCTTCCGGCGGCGCCCGTATGCAGGAGAGTATCCTCTCGCTGATGCAGATGGCCAAGACAAGCGCCGCCCTGGCCAAGCTGAAGAAGGCCGGAATCCCCTTCATTTCGGTGCTGACAGACCCGACGACGGGGGGCGTCACCGCAAGCTTCGCCATGCTCGGCGATGTCAATATGGCCGAGCCTAGGGCCCTGATCGGTTTTGCCGGCCCGCGGGTGATAGAGCAGACCATCCGACAGAAGCTCCCCGAAGGCTTCCAGCGCAGCGAATATCTGCTGGAGCACGGGATGGTGGATATGATTGTGCGGCGCCAGGAAATGAAGGAGCGCCTCTCCCGTATTCTGCGCATCTTTACCAAGAGCTAG
- the trpA gene encoding tryptophan synthase subunit alpha, with protein sequence MGRIEATFARLRQKGEPALIPFITAGDPDLGTTEELIHALVEAGADLLELGFPFSDPMADGPTIQAASERALASGTTLGGILETVRRIREHTNIPIVLMGYYNPILHYGPRRFAEEAASAGVDGLLLVDLPPEESAEITGFLRSARIDLITLLAPTTPAERASRLAAEAEGFLYYVSMTGVTGAGQVDAAAIEEAVLTLKAESDVPVAVGFGISSPADAAAVGRFADAVVVGSALVKVIAAYGKSPELLPQVQALVRALKGGLRVEEQ encoded by the coding sequence ATGGGACGCATTGAAGCGACTTTCGCCCGCCTGCGGCAGAAAGGTGAACCGGCCCTCATCCCCTTCATCACGGCCGGGGATCCGGACCTCGGCACCACCGAAGAGCTGATTCACGCCCTGGTAGAGGCCGGAGCCGATCTGCTCGAACTCGGATTCCCCTTTTCCGATCCCATGGCCGACGGTCCCACCATTCAGGCGGCCTCTGAGCGGGCTCTGGCCTCGGGTACGACCCTGGGTGGAATACTGGAGACGGTAAGGCGCATCAGGGAACACACCAATATCCCCATCGTGCTCATGGGCTACTACAATCCGATCCTCCATTACGGCCCCCGACGGTTCGCCGAAGAGGCCGCCTCTGCAGGGGTGGACGGACTGCTTCTGGTTGATCTGCCTCCCGAGGAATCGGCTGAGATCACCGGTTTCCTACGCAGCGCAAGAATCGATCTGATCACCCTGCTGGCCCCCACGACTCCGGCGGAGCGGGCCTCGCGTCTTGCCGCAGAAGCCGAGGGGTTTCTCTACTACGTCTCCATGACCGGGGTGACGGGGGCCGGGCAGGTGGATGCCGCCGCTATCGAGGAGGCGGTTCTCACCCTGAAAGCCGAATCCGACGTGCCGGTCGCCGTTGGTTTCGGGATTTCCTCCCCGGCCGATGCGGCCGCGGTCGGCAGGTTCGCCGATGCCGTGGTTGTGGGGAGCGCCCTGGTGAAGGTCATCGCGGCCTACGGGAAATCCCCGGAACTTCTGCCGCAGGTTCAGGCTCTCGTTCGGGCTCTCAAGGGGGGACTGCGGGTCGAAGAACAATAA
- a CDS encoding cold-shock protein, translating into MKTGRVKWFNSSKGYGFIAQEDGDDIFVHFTSILMEGYKSLSEGMEVTFELADGAKGLQALNVCPK; encoded by the coding sequence ATGAAGACAGGTCGAGTCAAATGGTTCAACAGCAGCAAGGGATACGGATTTATCGCCCAGGAGGACGGGGATGATATTTTCGTGCATTTTACCTCCATCCTCATGGAGGGATACAAGTCACTGAGTGAGGGGATGGAAGTTACCTTCGAACTCGCCGACGGCGCCAAAGGGCTTCAGGCCCTGAACGTCTGTCCCAAGTGA
- the trpB gene encoding tryptophan synthase subunit beta yields MYNFPDDKGHFGQFGGRYVAETLMPALLELEEAYREAQADPSFQAEVDYYLKDYVGRPSPLYFARRLTEHLGGARIYLKREDLNHTGAHKVNNTVGQVLLARRMGKKKVIAETGAGQHGVATATVAALFGLECEIFMGTEDIRRQSLNVFRMKLLGAKVHGVTSGTATLKDAMNDALRHWVTHVRDTFYVIGTVAGPHPYPRMVRDFQAVIGRETREQILAAEGRLPDVAVACIGGGSNAMGMFYPFIDDQGVRLLGVEAAGLGVGTGKHAASIGAGRVGVLHGNKTYLLQDDQGQIEHAHSISAGLDYPGVGPEHAHLHELGRAEYVSITDDEALQAFKALTEMEGIIPALESAHAVAQVMKLAPTLPRETVIAVCLSGRGDKDIHTVAEAMGVEL; encoded by the coding sequence ATGTACAATTTTCCCGACGATAAAGGCCATTTTGGCCAGTTCGGCGGCCGCTATGTCGCCGAGACGCTGATGCCGGCCCTGCTGGAGCTGGAGGAGGCTTATCGCGAGGCGCAGGCCGATCCCTCCTTTCAGGCGGAGGTCGACTACTATCTCAAGGACTATGTGGGGCGCCCCAGCCCCCTTTATTTTGCCCGCCGTCTCACCGAGCATCTGGGCGGCGCCAGGATATATCTCAAGCGGGAGGATCTCAATCACACCGGGGCGCACAAGGTCAACAACACCGTCGGGCAGGTGCTGCTGGCGCGCCGCATGGGGAAGAAAAAAGTCATCGCCGAGACCGGGGCCGGCCAGCACGGGGTGGCGACAGCCACTGTGGCGGCTCTATTCGGCCTGGAGTGCGAAATCTTCATGGGGACGGAGGATATCCGCCGCCAGTCTCTCAACGTTTTCCGCATGAAGCTGCTGGGGGCGAAAGTCCATGGCGTCACCAGCGGGACCGCCACGCTCAAGGACGCCATGAACGATGCCCTGCGCCACTGGGTGACCCATGTGCGCGACACCTTCTACGTCATCGGCACCGTGGCCGGTCCGCATCCGTATCCCCGGATGGTGAGGGATTTCCAGGCGGTGATCGGCCGCGAGACCCGCGAGCAGATCCTGGCCGCCGAGGGCCGCCTGCCCGATGTGGCGGTGGCCTGCATAGGCGGCGGCTCCAACGCCATGGGGATGTTCTATCCTTTCATAGACGACCAAGGGGTGCGCCTGCTCGGGGTGGAGGCCGCCGGCCTCGGCGTGGGGACGGGAAAACATGCCGCCTCCATCGGGGCGGGACGGGTCGGGGTGCTGCACGGCAACAAGACCTACCTGCTGCAGGATGATCAGGGGCAGATCGAGCACGCCCACTCCATCTCCGCCGGCCTCGACTATCCGGGGGTCGGCCCCGAACACGCCCATCTGCACGAACTCGGCCGGGCCGAGTACGTCTCGATTACCGATGACGAGGCCCTGCAGGCCTTCAAGGCCCTGACAGAAATGGAAGGGATCATTCCCGCCCTGGAGAGCGCCCACGCCGTGGCACAGGTCATGAAGCTCGCTCCCACCCTCCCCAGGGAGACGGTGATCGCCGTCTGTCTCTCCGGCCGGGGGGACAAGGACATCCATACGGTCGCCGAAGCCATGGGCGTCGAACTCTAG
- a CDS encoding DEAD/DEAH box helicase codes for MKFTELDLPAEVLKGIEDVGFTDLTPVQEESIPLALEGKDVAAQAQTGTGKTAAFLVSLFTRLIKSGRSTSNNPRALIMAPTRELVVQIVADAKGLGTHCPLKVQAIFGGMDYDKQRQALREGVDIIVATPGRLIDYAKQRVFSFDRIEALVIDEADRMFDMGFIKDLRYIMRKLPPFEKRQTMLFSATLSHRVMELAYEFMNLAERVKIEPQQVTAERVEQILYHAGRREKFPLLLGLLKKEENAGRVLVFVNTKREAEHLTDRLKANEFKAAVISGDIPQNKRMRILSDFKEGKLTFLVATDVASRGIHVEAVTHVINYDLPQDPEDYVHRIGRTARAGALGKAISFADEDMVFHLPDIEEYIGHKIPSAYPEDEDFCWDYKRSVPRKKAPVPERVAGGEKIRHRRPHRRGSVQKPKNSSPGGRPPKN; via the coding sequence ATGAAATTTACCGAACTTGACCTGCCCGCCGAGGTCCTCAAGGGGATCGAGGATGTCGGCTTCACTGACCTAACCCCCGTGCAGGAGGAATCCATTCCCCTGGCGCTGGAGGGAAAGGATGTGGCTGCCCAGGCCCAGACAGGGACCGGAAAGACTGCCGCCTTCCTCGTTTCCCTCTTCACCCGGCTCATCAAAAGCGGGCGGTCGACCAGCAACAACCCGCGGGCCCTGATCATGGCGCCGACACGGGAGCTGGTGGTGCAGATCGTTGCGGATGCCAAGGGTCTGGGAACCCATTGTCCCTTGAAGGTCCAGGCCATCTTCGGGGGGATGGACTACGACAAACAGCGCCAGGCTCTCAGGGAAGGAGTGGATATCATCGTCGCCACCCCCGGGCGCCTGATCGACTACGCCAAGCAGCGGGTCTTCTCCTTCGACCGCATCGAAGCCCTGGTGATCGACGAGGCGGACCGGATGTTCGACATGGGCTTCATCAAGGACCTCCGCTACATTATGCGCAAACTCCCGCCCTTCGAGAAGCGTCAGACCATGCTCTTCTCCGCCACCCTCTCGCACCGAGTCATGGAGCTGGCCTACGAGTTCATGAACCTGGCCGAAAGGGTCAAGATCGAGCCGCAGCAGGTGACCGCCGAACGAGTGGAACAGATACTCTATCACGCCGGACGCAGGGAAAAATTTCCTCTCCTGCTGGGACTGTTGAAGAAGGAGGAGAACGCCGGGCGGGTACTGGTCTTCGTCAATACGAAGAGGGAGGCAGAACATCTGACTGACCGCCTGAAGGCCAATGAGTTCAAGGCCGCCGTCATCTCCGGGGATATCCCCCAGAACAAGCGGATGCGCATTCTGTCCGATTTCAAGGAGGGGAAGCTGACCTTCCTCGTCGCCACCGACGTGGCCTCCCGGGGCATCCACGTCGAAGCGGTCACCCATGTGATCAACTACGACCTCCCCCAGGATCCCGAGGACTATGTGCATCGCATCGGCCGCACCGCACGGGCCGGCGCGCTGGGCAAGGCGATCAGCTTCGCAGATGAGGACATGGTCTTCCACCTGCCTGACATCGAGGAATACATCGGACACAAGATTCCCAGCGCCTATCCGGAGGATGAGGATTTCTGCTGGGACTACAAACGGTCCGTTCCCCGCAAGAAAGCCCCCGTTCCCGAAAGGGTCGCCGGAGGGGAGAAGATACGGCACCGGCGTCCCCACCGCCGGGGAAGCGTCCAGAAGCCGAAAAACTCGTCTCCGGGCGGCAGGCCGCCCAAGAACTGA
- a CDS encoding phosphoribosylanthranilate isomerase — protein MVKVKICGITNIDDAVHAADCGADALGFVFFDKSPRCISPEQARGIIAELPPFVTAVGLFVNEEPQRVREIAEFCALDALQLHGDETPQDCLLPPHRVVKALRVKDASSLVPLADYAVSALLLDAWVSGIYGGTGHVFNWELAARAAETRRIILAGGLNPDNVAEAVRSVRPYGVDVSSGVEAFPGRKDPKKVEAFIRNAKAVTGDS, from the coding sequence ATGGTTAAAGTCAAGATCTGCGGCATAACAAATATCGACGACGCTGTGCATGCCGCCGACTGCGGGGCGGACGCGCTGGGGTTCGTTTTCTTCGACAAAAGTCCTCGCTGCATATCCCCCGAGCAGGCGAGAGGAATCATTGCCGAACTCCCGCCTTTTGTGACCGCTGTGGGACTGTTCGTCAATGAGGAGCCGCAGCGCGTCCGGGAAATCGCCGAATTCTGTGCCCTCGATGCGCTTCAGCTGCATGGCGACGAGACTCCTCAAGACTGCCTTCTCCCTCCCCATCGGGTGGTCAAAGCCCTGCGGGTCAAGGATGCGTCCAGTCTGGTCCCTCTGGCCGATTACGCCGTTTCAGCCCTGCTGCTCGACGCCTGGGTCTCCGGCATCTACGGCGGCACCGGGCATGTCTTCAACTGGGAGCTGGCGGCCCGGGCGGCCGAGACGCGTCGCATCATTCTGGCCGGAGGGCTGAATCCGGACAACGTGGCCGAGGCGGTGCGCTCGGTGCGTCCATACGGAGTCGACGTTTCCAGCGGAGTGGAGGCTTTCCCGGGACGCAAGGACCCGAAAAAAGTCGAGGCGTTCATCAGAAACGCAAAGGCGGTGACCGGTGATTCGTGA
- a CDS encoding uracil-DNA glycosylase, which produces MLGADLPGLAGCRQCSRLIRHMAVLPPRRGLSRNDYWNAPVPGFGDPQARICLVGLAPGAHGANRTGRPFTGDGAGDFMYPLLHEAGFAGQAEATDRGDGLTLRDLYITNAVKCLPPDNKPDTAEFERCRPFLARELESLDRLKVVVLLGQGAYTSYLRLLRARGTIDRIGAYPFAHGASYRPPGGPWIVASYHTSRYNIQTGRMNREMFLALLEKVRTLAAGENG; this is translated from the coding sequence ATGCTCGGAGCCGATCTGCCCGGCCTGGCCGGTTGCCGCCAGTGTTCCCGGCTGATTCGCCATATGGCCGTCCTGCCGCCGCGCCGGGGACTGTCGCGAAACGATTACTGGAACGCTCCCGTTCCGGGTTTCGGAGATCCCCAGGCCCGGATCTGCCTGGTCGGGCTCGCTCCCGGAGCGCATGGAGCCAACCGCACCGGGCGGCCTTTCACTGGGGACGGGGCTGGCGATTTCATGTATCCCCTGCTTCATGAAGCCGGTTTTGCCGGTCAGGCGGAGGCGACCGATCGCGGCGACGGGTTGACGCTCAGGGACCTCTACATCACCAACGCCGTCAAGTGCCTTCCTCCCGACAATAAGCCGGATACGGCCGAATTCGAACGCTGTCGGCCTTTTCTGGCCCGGGAACTGGAGAGTCTTGATCGCTTGAAGGTGGTGGTGCTGCTGGGCCAGGGAGCCTACACCAGCTATCTGCGTCTGCTCCGTGCCCGGGGCACCATCGATCGCATCGGCGCCTATCCCTTCGCCCATGGCGCCTCTTACCGCCCGCCCGGCGGACCCTGGATAGTGGCCAGCTATCACACCAGCCGCTACAACATTCAGACCGGACGCATGAACCGGGAGATGTTCCTTGCTCTTCTGGAGAAAGTTCGTACCCTGGCGGCGGGAGAAAACGGTTGA
- a CDS encoding helix-hairpin-helix domain-containing protein, with amino-acid sequence MKRFITVVLAAACLCFTVPVASLAADEHVKMAAVDVATVNINTATVKELQSLPGIGQVTAERIITYRTEKGPFSAVDDLGKVKGIGKKSLEKIRELVSVE; translated from the coding sequence ATGAAAAGGTTCATCACTGTCGTACTGGCTGCAGCCTGTTTGTGCTTTACCGTGCCTGTGGCATCTCTGGCCGCCGACGAGCATGTCAAGATGGCGGCCGTCGATGTAGCCACCGTCAACATCAATACCGCAACGGTAAAGGAGCTCCAGAGCCTGCCGGGAATCGGTCAGGTGACGGCGGAACGTATTATTACCTATCGCACTGAAAAAGGACCTTTCAGCGCAGTCGATGATCTAGGCAAGGTCAAGGGAATCGGCAAAAAGTCCTTGGAAAAAATCAGGGAACTGGTCTCCGTCGAGTAG
- a CDS encoding folylpolyglutamate synthase/dihydrofolate synthase family protein: MNYRESLDYLYGLQRFGIKLGLENIRTLLERCGHPERGYGIIHVAGTNGKGSVSAALAAILQHAGYRTGLYTSPHLHSFTERIRVDGDAIAEDEVARITILLRSLAEGVPATFFEFTTAMALLHFQQRQVDFAILEVGMGGRLDATNAVNPRLCVITPICFDHAEHLGDNLAAIAREKGGIIKEKVPVIVGRQEPEALEVLMEEARSRHSSLFLCGRDFSPDGGPDGFGFHGMGLELSGLRPGLLGAHQQENLSLALAAAAVLRLQGAGIPGAALREGIERVRWPGRLEWWGGRREVLIDGAHNEGGARVLAAYLSSLPITGVRWVAGIKGIRPIRDILGPLLPHVSALYCTRPPVEESVDPELLAEQGAAAGVPAEAYETPEAALAAALRDRRRDEIVLVAGSLFLAAAAREFLQNQEMPSA; the protein is encoded by the coding sequence GTGAACTACCGGGAGAGCCTCGATTATCTGTATGGCCTCCAGCGATTCGGCATCAAGCTCGGCCTGGAAAATATCCGGACCCTGCTCGAGCGGTGCGGGCATCCCGAGCGAGGGTACGGGATCATCCATGTGGCGGGAACCAACGGCAAGGGATCGGTATCCGCCGCTCTGGCCGCAATTCTGCAGCACGCGGGCTACCGGACAGGCCTCTACACTTCGCCCCATCTCCATAGCTTCACCGAGCGCATCCGGGTCGATGGCGACGCCATCGCGGAAGATGAGGTGGCCCGGATCACCATTTTACTCCGCTCTCTGGCGGAAGGAGTTCCCGCCACCTTTTTCGAATTCACCACCGCCATGGCCCTGCTCCATTTTCAACAACGGCAGGTGGATTTCGCCATTCTCGAAGTCGGTATGGGAGGGCGGCTGGACGCCACCAACGCCGTCAATCCGCGTCTTTGCGTGATCACTCCGATCTGTTTCGATCACGCTGAACATCTCGGCGACAACCTTGCGGCCATCGCTCGGGAGAAGGGCGGGATCATCAAGGAAAAGGTTCCGGTGATCGTCGGCCGGCAGGAACCGGAGGCCCTCGAGGTCCTGATGGAGGAAGCCCGCTCTCGTCATTCCTCCCTGTTTCTCTGCGGCCGGGACTTTTCGCCGGATGGGGGACCGGACGGTTTCGGTTTCCACGGAATGGGTCTCGAATTATCCGGTCTGCGGCCCGGCCTGCTAGGAGCGCATCAGCAGGAGAACCTCTCTTTGGCCCTCGCCGCCGCCGCCGTACTTCGCCTTCAGGGGGCGGGCATCCCCGGGGCGGCCCTGCGCGAGGGGATTGAACGGGTGCGCTGGCCTGGTCGTCTGGAGTGGTGGGGAGGGCGCCGGGAGGTCCTCATTGACGGGGCCCACAATGAGGGAGGAGCCCGGGTTCTTGCCGCCTATCTTTCCTCGTTGCCGATTACAGGCGTGCGTTGGGTGGCGGGGATCAAGGGAATTCGGCCGATTCGGGATATTCTTGGACCGCTGCTTCCTCACGTTTCGGCCCTGTATTGTACGCGGCCCCCCGTGGAAGAGTCCGTCGATCCCGAACTGCTGGCGGAGCAGGGGGCGGCGGCGGGGGTACCTGCCGAAGCATATGAGACCCCTGAGGCTGCTCTTGCGGCGGCCCTCCGGGACCGCCGGCGTGATGAAATCGTTCTGGTGGCCGGTTCGCTTTTTCTGGCGGCGGCCGCCCGTGAATTTTTGCAGAATCAGGAGATGCCTTCCGCGTGA
- a CDS encoding SRPBCC family protein, translating to MLKKVAIMAGLLSMAIGFLLVTFSDRTFAVKNDLTIDRPAMEIWPVLTDVEKWPAWWPGVREARLTPGWRKGATLDLVLKGRPEKDPATVETVLPAREMTWERPGILGSVTRTSVVLEAAPDGTRISLKSFIKGPQAFLAGFTGKEEFARYHEAVLVALKARLQQMEKS from the coding sequence ATGCTGAAAAAGGTCGCCATTATGGCCGGTCTTCTGAGCATGGCCATCGGCTTCCTGCTGGTGACGTTCAGCGACCGGACCTTCGCAGTGAAGAATGATCTGACGATCGACCGGCCGGCGATGGAAATCTGGCCGGTGCTGACCGATGTGGAAAAATGGCCGGCATGGTGGCCGGGAGTGCGGGAGGCCCGTCTAACTCCCGGCTGGCGTAAGGGGGCCACCCTGGACCTGGTTCTCAAGGGGAGGCCGGAAAAGGACCCCGCCACGGTCGAGACGGTCCTCCCTGCGAGGGAAATGACCTGGGAGCGCCCGGGAATTCTTGGCAGCGTGACCCGAACTTCGGTGGTGCTGGAGGCCGCACCCGATGGTACCCGAATAAGCCTGAAGAGCTTCATCAAGGGGCCGCAGGCGTTTTTGGCCGGTTTTACGGGCAAAGAAGAGTTCGCCAGATACCATGAGGCCGTGCTTGTCGCCCTGAAGGCTCGCCTGCAGCAGATGGAGAAGTCATAG
- a CDS encoding LPS-assembly protein LptD: MNDLLCYFRSVSWFVFFSLLLAGTSWSQEIGAGLDTQSPVAIEADELTYDEATSTYRASGQVQLHKGGVSLLSDRIEWNTATGEASAKGHVRLVEPGGLLEAENMVIDLDSGTGRMTNGHILLSDRNFHIAGAEIEKLGEQTYQVRDGFFTTCDGPVPSWKFGARKFNVTLGKYARAKHAIFYIHNIPVLYTPYLIYPVKTERESGFLNPRYGYSKKRGTEISLAYYQVIDRHLDATFYLDYLSDMGLGKGLEYRYIFGEDNEGILKGYHINGFQDFDNRYAFDWLHFGHLPGKVRLAADVEYVSSRDYFDDFGEVAGEYNKDKAQSVVTASRNWEKMNLTGLLKYTKDLEQNNDQTLQRLPEIDLASGLRHFDETPFYFDFGSSYTYFWRQEGVKGQRLTARPALSALFHAGRLFEVQPEVGYTERLYWTSEEGPGHEREGIFDFSNRLVTRFSRVFVPDGEVIKKIRHSIEPELVYSYISPENQDHLPQFDAVDDIGPENKIALAIVNRFTARLEPEADNVIYHEFLYLRLSQEYDVRESRRDRLNPQDDLRPFSDIRAEVILRPTRWSYLDVDTRYDVNSREDGFNRFTVFNARGGVRNGAGNGLDLEYRYRKESLGYLAGALDMAWFKPFYVNYQHRYDFEEQLTLERVLNIEYRAQCWSIFLTLRDRLEDKEYLVTFALSGVGKLTEFGGSLGGPEG, from the coding sequence GTGAACGATCTGCTTTGTTATTTCAGGAGTGTGTCCTGGTTTGTTTTTTTCTCTCTGCTGCTCGCGGGGACTTCTTGGTCACAGGAAATAGGCGCCGGCCTGGACACTCAATCTCCGGTTGCCATCGAGGCCGATGAGCTGACCTATGACGAGGCGACTTCCACCTACCGGGCTTCGGGACAGGTGCAATTGCATAAAGGGGGGGTAAGCCTTCTTTCCGACCGGATCGAATGGAATACCGCTACCGGCGAGGCATCCGCCAAAGGTCATGTCCGACTGGTCGAACCGGGAGGGCTCCTGGAGGCCGAGAACATGGTGATCGATCTCGATTCCGGCACGGGGCGGATGACCAATGGCCATATCCTGCTCAGCGACCGCAATTTCCATATTGCCGGCGCGGAAATAGAAAAACTGGGAGAGCAGACCTACCAGGTGCGGGACGGATTTTTCACCACCTGCGATGGCCCTGTTCCTTCATGGAAATTCGGCGCCCGTAAGTTCAATGTGACCTTGGGAAAATACGCCAGAGCGAAACACGCGATATTCTACATCCACAATATCCCCGTCCTTTATACCCCTTACCTCATTTATCCGGTAAAAACGGAGCGGGAATCGGGATTCCTCAATCCCCGATACGGTTATTCGAAGAAGCGCGGCACGGAAATCTCCCTGGCCTATTATCAGGTCATCGACCGTCACCTCGATGCCACCTTCTATCTGGACTACCTCTCGGACATGGGTCTGGGGAAGGGGCTTGAATACCGGTATATCTTCGGCGAAGACAATGAAGGAATCCTCAAGGGGTATCACATAAATGGTTTCCAGGACTTTGATAACCGCTATGCCTTCGACTGGCTGCATTTCGGCCATCTCCCCGGGAAAGTCAGATTGGCGGCCGATGTCGAGTATGTAAGCAGCCGCGATTATTTCGACGATTTCGGGGAAGTGGCCGGGGAATACAATAAGGACAAGGCTCAGTCGGTGGTCACCGCCAGCCGCAACTGGGAGAAAATGAACCTGACCGGGCTGCTCAAGTACACCAAAGACCTGGAACAGAACAATGACCAGACTCTGCAGCGTCTGCCGGAAATCGATCTGGCTTCCGGACTCCGCCATTTCGATGAAACCCCCTTCTATTTTGATTTCGGTTCATCCTATACGTATTTCTGGCGGCAGGAAGGGGTCAAGGGCCAGCGCCTGACCGCACGTCCGGCCCTATCCGCCTTATTTCACGCGGGTCGGCTGTTTGAAGTCCAGCCCGAGGTCGGGTACACGGAGCGCCTTTACTGGACGTCCGAGGAGGGGCCCGGGCATGAGCGGGAGGGGATTTTCGATTTTTCCAACCGGCTTGTCACCCGCTTCTCACGTGTTTTCGTTCCGGACGGTGAAGTGATCAAGAAAATTCGCCACAGCATCGAGCCGGAACTCGTCTACTCCTATATCTCTCCCGAAAATCAGGACCACCTCCCTCAGTTTGATGCTGTCGACGACATCGGTCCCGAAAACAAGATTGCCCTTGCCATCGTCAACAGGTTTACTGCTCGCCTCGAACCCGAGGCGGACAACGTCATCTATCATGAGTTCCTTTATCTCCGTCTTTCCCAGGAGTACGATGTCCGCGAATCGCGCCGGGACAGGTTGAATCCGCAGGATGACCTCCGCCCTTTTTCCGATATCCGAGCGGAGGTTATCCTGCGACCCACCCGGTGGAGTTATCTCGATGTCGATACCCGTTACGATGTGAATTCCAGAGAGGACGGTTTCAACCGGTTTACAGTTTTCAATGCCCGTGGCGGAGTGCGGAACGGAGCGGGAAACGGCCTGGACCTCGAATATCGCTACAGGAAGGAAAGCCTGGGATATCTGGCCGGCGCTCTCGATATGGCCTGGTTCAAGCCGTTTTATGTCAACTATCAGCACCGCTACGATTTCGAGGAACAACTCACCCTGGAAAGGGTTCTGAATATCGAATACAGGGCCCAGTGCTGGAGTATCTTCCTGACCCTTCGCGACCGCCTGGAGGACAAGGAATACCTGGTCACATTTGCCCTCTCCGGAGTCGGTAAATTGACCGAATTCGGGGGAAGTCTGGGAGGTCCCGAAGGATAG